A DNA window from Bradyrhizobium barranii subsp. barranii contains the following coding sequences:
- a CDS encoding DUF4170 domain-containing protein — protein sequence MPDSAPQQLLHLVIGGELLDLEHNTFKNLDDVEIVGLYPNYASAHVAWRAKAQSTVDNAQMRYFIVHLHRLLDPNQEPAR from the coding sequence ATGCCAGATAGTGCCCCGCAACAATTGCTGCATCTCGTCATCGGCGGCGAATTGCTCGATCTCGAGCACAACACCTTCAAGAACCTCGATGACGTAGAGATCGTCGGCCTCTATCCGAACTATGCGTCCGCGCACGTCGCCTGGCGCGCCAAGGCGCAGAGCACGGTCGACAACGCGCAGATGCGCTATTTCATCGTCCATCTCCATCGGCTGCTCGACCCGAATCAAGAACCGGCACGTTGA
- a CDS encoding DUF6101 family protein, producing MRRQTATSGIAPAGSGRSLRLDPLSLPVRFDAHDPRADGYTRQIELHRERVVLRRAVRGMQMAINVRVSDFIGVALRGNDEAQTLVLVHRDPSLSVPLLVSTDGDELAEAWAIWSELFALPQLDEGARKPTPRRRRANAIRARRPKFLMRRRTAMTRELSVHQGEREIIARN from the coding sequence GTGAGGCGTCAAACAGCAACAAGCGGGATCGCTCCCGCCGGGTCGGGCCGCAGCTTGCGGCTCGACCCTCTTTCCCTTCCGGTCCGCTTCGATGCGCACGATCCGCGCGCCGACGGATACACCAGGCAGATCGAGCTTCATCGCGAGCGTGTCGTGCTGCGCCGTGCCGTCCGCGGCATGCAGATGGCGATCAACGTCCGCGTCAGCGACTTCATCGGCGTTGCGTTGCGCGGCAATGACGAGGCGCAGACCCTCGTCCTTGTGCATCGCGATCCCTCGCTGTCCGTTCCGCTGCTGGTCAGCACCGATGGCGACGAGCTCGCCGAGGCCTGGGCGATCTGGAGCGAGCTGTTTGCGCTTCCGCAGCTCGACGAAGGTGCCCGCAAGCCGACGCCGCGCCGTCGTCGCGCCAACGCGATCCGCGCCCGCCGTCCGAAATTTTTGATGCGCCGGCGCACCGCCATGACGCGCGAGCTGTCGGTTCATCAGGGCGAACGCGAGATCATCGCAAGGAATTGA
- a CDS encoding lysophospholipid acyltransferase family protein, with product MKKLLRNTLRSSWLQRAVGVLAAEYLRLVWRTNKFTFDPPDVYDIVEPQIPAIFAFWHGQHFLTPFIKTKDSYRAKVLISRHRDGEFNAIAVERLGIGLIRGSGDHGGAFHRKGGVGAFREMVHTLQDGCNVALTADVPKRSRVAGLGIIMLARESGRPIMPFAMATSRFIRLKNWDRTTINLPFGRGALVGIKEIHVPPDADAATMEALRLELEETLNEATRRAYAQLGRPGPQDG from the coding sequence TTGAAAAAACTGCTTCGCAATACGCTGCGAAGCAGCTGGCTTCAGCGTGCCGTCGGGGTTCTGGCGGCCGAATATCTGCGTCTGGTCTGGCGGACCAACAAATTCACGTTCGATCCGCCTGACGTCTATGACATCGTCGAGCCGCAGATCCCCGCGATCTTCGCCTTCTGGCACGGCCAGCATTTCCTCACGCCCTTCATCAAGACCAAGGACTCCTACCGGGCCAAGGTCCTTATCTCGCGGCATCGCGACGGCGAGTTCAACGCGATCGCCGTCGAGCGGCTCGGCATCGGCCTGATCCGTGGTTCGGGTGACCACGGCGGCGCCTTCCACCGCAAGGGCGGGGTGGGGGCGTTCAGGGAAATGGTGCACACGCTCCAGGACGGTTGTAATGTCGCGCTGACCGCCGATGTCCCCAAGCGCTCGCGCGTGGCCGGGCTCGGCATCATCATGCTGGCACGGGAATCGGGGCGGCCGATCATGCCTTTCGCGATGGCGACCAGCCGCTTCATCCGGCTCAAGAACTGGGACCGCACCACCATCAACCTGCCGTTCGGGCGGGGCGCATTGGTCGGCATCAAGGAAATCCACGTGCCGCCGGATGCCGACGCCGCCACCATGGAAGCGCTGCGGCTGGAGCTGGAAGAGACCTTGAACGAGGCAACCCGCCGCGCCTATGCGCAACTCGGCCGTCCGGGGCCCCAAGATGGCTAA
- a CDS encoding GYD domain-containing protein: MHFCLTGQYTPRALNAILENPTINRQEAATKLIEAAGGKLISMYSVAADGPGVLVIFDVPDPSTAPAISGLTVTVGTLQNVKLTRLFTQDEIKQVRQNAAKLRSSYSPPGG, translated from the coding sequence ATGCATTTTTGCCTCACTGGACAATATACACCACGCGCTCTCAACGCCATTTTGGAAAACCCCACGATCAATCGCCAGGAGGCGGCGACAAAACTCATTGAAGCGGCCGGCGGCAAGCTGATTTCGATGTACAGCGTTGCTGCCGACGGTCCGGGCGTTCTGGTGATTTTCGATGTGCCTGATCCGAGCACGGCTCCGGCCATCTCCGGTCTGACCGTCACGGTGGGCACCCTGCAGAACGTGAAACTGACCCGGCTGTTCACGCAGGACGAGATCAAGCAGGTCCGCCAGAACGCGGCGAAGCTGCGCTCTTCGTATAGTCCGCCCGGAGGCTGA
- a CDS encoding 16S rRNA (uracil(1498)-N(3))-methyltransferase: MPSHDFRAPRLFVDVPLAQDARVPLDRDQSNYLGNVLRLTAGAEVLAFNGRDGEWQAAIEGRKRPDGLVILQQARPQDRLADLTYVFAPLKHARLDYMVQKAIEMGAAALQPVLTRFTQASRVNTERMRANVVEAAEQCGILSIATVAEPVPLDRYLSQRPADRLLIFCDEAADVQNPVQSLQDAREAGQGIEVLIGPEGGFAEEERALLLRQPKILRLALGPRIIRADTAAVAALALVQAVLGDWNGT; this comes from the coding sequence ATGCCCTCCCACGATTTTCGCGCCCCCCGCCTGTTTGTCGATGTCCCCCTTGCCCAGGACGCCAGGGTTCCGCTCGACCGCGACCAGAGCAATTATCTCGGCAATGTGCTGCGGCTTACCGCCGGGGCCGAGGTTTTGGCGTTCAACGGCCGCGACGGCGAGTGGCAGGCCGCGATCGAAGGCCGCAAGCGGCCGGACGGCCTCGTCATCCTCCAGCAGGCCCGGCCCCAGGACCGGCTCGCCGACCTCACCTACGTCTTTGCCCCGCTCAAGCATGCCCGGCTGGACTACATGGTCCAGAAGGCCATCGAGATGGGCGCCGCCGCGCTTCAGCCGGTCCTGACCCGCTTCACCCAGGCCTCCCGGGTCAACACCGAGCGGATGCGTGCCAATGTGGTCGAGGCCGCCGAGCAATGCGGCATCCTCAGCATCGCCACGGTGGCCGAGCCGGTGCCGCTGGACCGGTATCTCAGTCAGCGCCCTGCCGACCGGCTGCTCATCTTCTGCGACGAGGCGGCGGACGTCCAAAATCCCGTTCAGAGCCTGCAAGACGCGCGCGAGGCCGGACAAGGTATCGAGGTGCTGATCGGCCCCGAAGGCGGCTTTGCCGAGGAAGAGCGCGCCCTGCTGCTGCGGCAGCCGAAAATCCTGCGGCTGGCGCTGGGACCCCGGATCATACGGGCCGACACGGCCGCCGTGGCGGCGCTGGCGCTGGTGCAGGCGGTGCTGGGCGATTGGAATGGCACCTAA
- the ubiA gene encoding 4-hydroxybenzoate octaprenyltransferase, giving the protein MSNTSARVADSTGNWVDTLAPQWARPYLRLSRFDRPIGSWLLLMPCWWSAALAAGMAHDVRGLPLTIVLFFIGAFVMRGAGCTWNDITDRDLDDKVERTRSRPLPSGQVTTRQALAFMVAQALTGLVVLLQFNRFAVLTGIASLLIVAIYPFMKRITWWPQIVLGLAFSWGALMGFAVTFGRIELTALVLYAGSISWVIGYDTIYAHQDAEDDALIGIKSTARLFGAHTHQALILFYGLAVMLIGVALASGDARWPAWLGLAAFAVHLASQIVRLDISDPLLCKRLFFSNKYAGFLLFAGLLVDAVMRAA; this is encoded by the coding sequence ATGAGTAATACATCCGCCCGCGTTGCCGATTCCACCGGCAACTGGGTCGATACGCTCGCGCCGCAATGGGCGCGGCCTTATTTGCGCCTGTCGCGCTTCGATCGTCCGATCGGCTCCTGGCTCCTGTTGATGCCGTGCTGGTGGTCGGCGGCGCTCGCTGCCGGCATGGCGCACGACGTCCGCGGCCTGCCGCTCACCATCGTGCTGTTCTTCATCGGCGCCTTCGTCATGCGCGGAGCAGGCTGCACCTGGAACGACATCACCGACCGCGATCTCGACGACAAGGTCGAGCGCACCCGCTCGCGGCCGCTGCCGTCGGGGCAGGTGACGACCAGGCAGGCGCTGGCCTTCATGGTCGCGCAGGCACTGACCGGTCTCGTGGTGCTGCTGCAATTCAACCGCTTCGCGGTCCTGACCGGCATTGCCTCGCTTTTGATCGTCGCGATCTATCCCTTCATGAAGCGCATCACCTGGTGGCCGCAGATCGTGCTCGGCCTCGCCTTCTCCTGGGGCGCGCTGATGGGATTTGCCGTCACCTTTGGTCGCATCGAATTGACCGCGCTGGTGCTCTATGCGGGATCGATTTCGTGGGTGATCGGCTATGACACGATCTATGCGCACCAGGACGCCGAGGACGACGCGCTGATCGGCATCAAGTCCACCGCGCGGCTGTTCGGCGCGCACACGCACCAGGCGCTGATCCTGTTCTACGGGCTTGCGGTGATGCTGATCGGCGTCGCGCTGGCCTCAGGCGATGCGCGCTGGCCGGCCTGGCTCGGGCTTGCGGCGTTCGCCGTGCATCTGGCCTCGCAGATCGTGCGGCTGGATATCAGCGACCCCTTGCTCTGCAAGCGCCTGTTCTTCTCGAACAAGTATGCGGGCTTCCTGCTGTTTGCGGGATTGCTGGTCGACGCGGTGATGCGGGCGGCGTAG
- a CDS encoding TldD/PmbA family protein yields the protein MNPSPSSTLSPQDSSKANRDLFDQTALSDLAQRLVEAAKRAGADAADAVAVRGVSQGVEVRDGRVEESERSEGDDVGLRVLVGQRQAVVSTNDVSGDAVTKLAERAVAMARVAPDDKYVGLADPALLARDFPDLDLLDPDVPATSELERRALEAEAAALAVKGVTKSGGASASAGMGGMVLVTSTGFHGSYLRSSQGISATAISGEGTGMERDYDFTSAPHGADLLSPEVVGRSAGERTVARSNPRKVETCKVPVVFDPRVAGSLVGHVVGAINGASIARKTSFLKDKLGQQLFARNIRIIDDPLRKRGLRSQTFDAEGVAVKKIALVDEGVLTTWLLDCATARELGLTTTGHAHRGVSSSPSPGPYNLHLEPGTPTPAELIADIKQGFYVTDLIGSGVNGVTGDYSRGASGFWIENGELTYPVSEVTIAGHLFEIFKSMQPANNLEFRYGINAPTVRIEGLTLGGR from the coding sequence GTGAACCCTTCACCAAGCTCGACGCTTTCGCCCCAGGATTCGTCCAAAGCCAATCGCGACCTGTTCGATCAGACCGCGCTCTCCGATCTCGCGCAGCGGCTGGTCGAGGCGGCCAAGCGCGCCGGTGCGGATGCGGCCGATGCGGTCGCCGTGCGCGGCGTCTCGCAGGGCGTCGAGGTGCGTGACGGGCGCGTCGAGGAATCGGAACGCTCCGAGGGTGACGATGTCGGGCTGCGCGTGCTGGTCGGCCAGCGCCAGGCGGTGGTCTCGACCAACGACGTCAGCGGCGATGCCGTGACCAAGCTTGCCGAGCGCGCGGTGGCGATGGCGCGCGTCGCGCCCGACGACAAATATGTCGGCCTGGCCGATCCCGCGCTGCTCGCGCGCGACTTCCCCGATCTCGATCTGCTCGATCCCGACGTGCCCGCGACCTCCGAGCTCGAGCGCCGCGCGCTCGAAGCCGAGGCTGCCGCGCTCGCCGTGAAGGGGGTGACCAAGTCCGGCGGCGCTTCCGCCTCCGCCGGCATGGGCGGCATGGTGCTCGTCACCAGCACCGGCTTCCATGGTTCTTATTTGCGTTCCAGCCAGGGCATTTCGGCGACCGCGATATCGGGCGAAGGCACCGGCATGGAGCGTGATTACGACTTCACCTCTGCGCCGCACGGCGCCGATCTCCTGTCGCCGGAAGTCGTCGGCCGTTCCGCCGGCGAGCGCACCGTGGCGCGTTCCAATCCGCGCAAGGTCGAGACCTGCAAGGTGCCGGTCGTGTTCGATCCGCGCGTTGCGGGCTCGCTGGTCGGCCATGTCGTCGGTGCCATCAACGGCGCCTCGATCGCACGCAAGACCAGCTTCCTGAAGGACAAGCTCGGCCAGCAGCTGTTCGCCAGGAACATCCGCATCATCGACGATCCCCTGCGCAAGCGCGGCCTGCGCTCGCAGACCTTCGATGCCGAAGGCGTCGCGGTGAAGAAGATCGCGCTGGTCGACGAGGGCGTGCTGACGACCTGGCTGCTCGACTGCGCGACTGCGCGCGAGCTCGGCCTCACCACCACGGGCCACGCCCATCGCGGCGTCTCGTCCTCGCCGTCGCCTGGGCCGTACAATCTGCACCTCGAACCGGGCACGCCGACCCCGGCCGAGCTGATCGCCGACATCAAGCAGGGCTTCTACGTCACCGACCTGATCGGCTCCGGCGTCAACGGCGTCACCGGCGATTACAGCCGCGGCGCCTCCGGCTTCTGGATCGAGAATGGCGAGCTGACTTATCCCGTCAGCGAAGTCACGATCGCGGGCCATCTGTTCGAGATCTTCAAATCGATGCAGCCGGCGAACAATCTCGAGTTCCGCTACGGCATCAATGCGCCGACGGTGCGCATCGAGGGTTTGACGCTTGGCGGACGCTGA
- the lpxK gene encoding tetraacyldisaccharide 4'-kinase, giving the protein MREPAFWYRPRSFKSHALRPLGLLYGAITERRMLRQGFDAGIPVICVGNYHVGGAGKTPTVLALTKLLRELGETPVVLSRGYGGRLKGPVMVDRERHTASDVGDEPLMMVRDVPVVVAHDRLEGVALAKSRGATVVLMDDGFQNPRLLKDASLIVIDSERGLGNGKVFPAGPLRAPLKAQLARTDALVLIGNGHAANDVAAELAKRNKPELRARLKPDAASVAQLLGKRVFAFAGIGDPQRFFRSLRACGIEVARTRPFADHHMFSQNEIAALAAEAQREQLTLVTTEKDLARLRGREGVPDGIVPFAVQLEFDDPAALRQLISDHLYKARERRFGRR; this is encoded by the coding sequence ATGCGTGAGCCGGCCTTCTGGTACCGGCCGCGTTCCTTCAAGTCTCATGCGTTACGGCCGTTGGGCTTGCTCTATGGCGCGATCACCGAACGGCGCATGTTGCGCCAGGGCTTTGACGCCGGCATCCCCGTGATCTGCGTCGGCAACTACCATGTCGGCGGCGCCGGCAAGACGCCGACCGTGCTCGCACTGACGAAGCTGTTGCGCGAGCTCGGCGAGACGCCGGTGGTGCTCAGCCGCGGTTATGGCGGGCGCCTCAAGGGTCCGGTCATGGTCGACCGCGAGCGCCACACCGCTTCCGACGTCGGCGACGAGCCGCTGATGATGGTGCGCGACGTTCCTGTCGTGGTCGCGCACGACCGTCTCGAAGGCGTTGCGCTCGCGAAGTCGCGGGGCGCGACCGTGGTCCTGATGGACGACGGTTTCCAGAACCCGCGCCTGCTGAAGGACGCCTCCCTGATCGTGATCGACAGCGAGCGCGGCCTCGGCAACGGCAAGGTGTTTCCGGCCGGTCCCTTGCGCGCGCCGCTGAAGGCGCAGCTCGCGCGCACCGATGCGCTGGTGCTGATCGGCAATGGCCATGCCGCCAACGATGTCGCGGCGGAGCTTGCGAAGCGCAACAAGCCGGAGCTGCGCGCGCGCCTGAAGCCGGATGCGGCCTCGGTCGCGCAACTCCTCGGCAAACGAGTCTTTGCGTTCGCCGGCATCGGCGATCCCCAGCGTTTCTTCCGCAGCTTGCGCGCCTGCGGCATCGAGGTCGCGCGCACGCGCCCCTTCGCCGATCACCACATGTTTTCGCAGAACGAGATCGCGGCGCTCGCAGCGGAGGCGCAGCGCGAGCAACTCACGCTGGTGACGACGGAAAAGGATCTAGCGCGCCTGCGCGGCCGCGAAGGCGTGCCTGACGGCATCGTGCCGTTCGCGGTGCAGCTCGAATTCGATGATCCGGCAGCGCTCCGGCAATTGATCAGCGATCATCTCTACAAGGCGCGCGAGCGGCGGTTCGGCAGGCGATGA
- a CDS encoding 3'(2'),5'-bisphosphate nucleotidase CysQ, which yields MADADAHATDETILTRDAALLRDAVREAGSLAQSMFRTELRKWTKGASSPVSEADIAVNDLLEARLRSATPDYGWLSEESADDEVRLSRRRTWVVDPIDGTRNYLGGHDEWCVSVALVEDASPVLAAVFAPATDEFFFAARGQGTTLNGKAVRAASGSALDFSRVAGPKPMVERLNTAGGDIKLHPRIGSLALRLCRVADGVLDAAFAGGNSHDWDLAAADLIVQEADGRMSDLSGDPILYNRREVTHGVLVAAGRDRHAGIVAHFRNRPLP from the coding sequence TTGGCGGACGCTGACGCGCATGCAACGGACGAAACCATCCTGACGCGCGACGCGGCGCTGCTGCGGGACGCGGTGCGGGAGGCAGGCAGCCTCGCGCAGTCGATGTTCCGCACCGAATTGAGGAAGTGGACCAAGGGCGCGTCCTCGCCGGTGTCGGAAGCCGACATTGCCGTCAACGATTTGCTCGAAGCGCGCCTGCGCTCGGCGACGCCCGATTATGGCTGGCTGTCCGAGGAGAGCGCCGACGACGAGGTGCGGCTGTCGCGGCGGCGGACCTGGGTGGTCGATCCCATCGACGGCACCCGCAATTATCTCGGCGGCCATGACGAATGGTGCGTCAGCGTCGCGCTGGTCGAGGACGCCTCGCCGGTGCTGGCTGCGGTGTTCGCGCCCGCGACCGACGAGTTCTTCTTTGCGGCCCGCGGGCAGGGCACGACGCTCAACGGCAAAGCCGTGCGGGCGGCGTCCGGATCCGCACTCGACTTCTCCCGCGTCGCCGGCCCGAAGCCGATGGTCGAGCGGCTCAATACGGCTGGCGGCGACATCAAGCTGCATCCGCGAATCGGTTCGCTCGCGCTGCGCCTGTGCCGGGTCGCCGATGGCGTGCTGGATGCCGCTTTTGCCGGGGGCAACAGCCATGATTGGGACCTTGCGGCGGCCGATTTGATCGTGCAGGAAGCGGATGGTAGGATGAGCGACCTCTCCGGAGATCCCATCCTCTATAACCGCCGGGAAGTCACGCACGGGGTGCTGGTGGCAGCGGGTCGCGATCGTCATGCGGGCATCGTCGCGCATTTTCGAAATCGGCCCTTGCCCTGA
- a CDS encoding 3-deoxy-D-manno-octulosonic acid transferase, with protein MRNSAVRGPKMANSLPITLRMYRRLASGLVPLAPALIKRRLKQGKEDPARVGERRGLSRDVRPHGPLVWIHGASVGEVLAAAALIERLRDLNLRILLTSGTVTSAAVVAKRFPPDVIHQYVPYDSPRYVARFLDHWKPSLALFIESDLWPNLILAGAARRLPMVLINGRMSPRSFPRWRRMYGTISALLSRFDICLAQSKTDAERFSALGGRDVVTTGNLKLDVAAPPADPAKLERLMAMTRGRPIIVAASTHTGEDEMLVAAHRSLVGFFPQLLTVIVPRHPDRGTSIAGLITASGLKPALRSREELPTAATDVYVADTMGELGLFYRLSPVVFMGGSLIRHGGQNPIEAIKLGAAIVHGPHVFNFADVYEALDSSGGARQADTQEALVKQLGQLLADPTVRDGMQRAGSGVVEDLGGALNRTMTALEPYLLQLTIEMGAANA; from the coding sequence ATGCGCAACTCGGCCGTCCGGGGCCCCAAGATGGCTAACTCGCTGCCGATAACGCTGCGGATGTACCGGCGCCTGGCCTCGGGCCTGGTGCCGCTTGCGCCGGCGCTGATCAAGCGGCGGCTGAAGCAGGGCAAGGAGGATCCCGCCCGCGTCGGCGAGCGGCGAGGCCTGTCCCGGGACGTGCGTCCGCACGGCCCCCTGGTCTGGATTCACGGCGCCAGCGTCGGCGAGGTGCTTGCCGCAGCCGCGCTGATCGAGCGCCTGCGCGACCTCAATCTGCGCATCCTGCTCACCTCGGGCACCGTCACCTCCGCCGCCGTCGTCGCAAAGCGCTTTCCGCCCGACGTCATCCATCAATACGTGCCGTATGATTCCCCGCGCTATGTCGCGCGCTTCCTCGATCACTGGAAGCCGTCGCTGGCGCTGTTCATCGAATCCGATTTGTGGCCGAACCTGATCCTGGCGGGCGCCGCGCGCCGCCTGCCGATGGTGCTGATCAACGGGCGGATGTCACCGCGCTCCTTCCCGCGCTGGCGGCGGATGTACGGCACCATCTCGGCGCTGCTGTCGCGGTTCGACATCTGCCTGGCGCAATCGAAGACCGATGCTGAACGTTTCTCCGCGCTCGGCGGCCGCGACGTGGTCACCACGGGCAATCTCAAGCTCGACGTGGCCGCGCCGCCGGCCGATCCCGCCAAGCTCGAGCGGCTGATGGCGATGACGCGCGGCCGCCCGATCATCGTCGCGGCCTCGACCCATACGGGCGAGGACGAGATGCTGGTCGCGGCGCATCGCAGCCTCGTCGGTTTCTTCCCGCAGCTTCTGACCGTGATCGTGCCGCGGCATCCGGATCGCGGCACCTCGATCGCGGGCCTGATCACGGCGTCGGGCCTGAAGCCCGCGTTGCGCTCGCGCGAGGAATTGCCGACGGCCGCGACCGACGTCTATGTCGCCGACACCATGGGCGAGCTCGGCCTGTTCTACCGCCTCTCGCCGGTCGTGTTCATGGGCGGATCGCTGATCCGTCATGGCGGCCAGAATCCGATCGAGGCAATCAAGCTCGGCGCTGCGATCGTCCATGGTCCGCACGTCTTCAACTTCGCCGATGTCTACGAGGCGCTTGATAGCAGCGGTGGCGCGCGCCAGGCCGACACACAGGAGGCGCTGGTCAAGCAGCTCGGCCAGCTGCTGGCCGATCCCACGGTGCGCGACGGGATGCAGCGCGCAGGCTCAGGCGTGGTCGAGGATCTCGGCGGCGCGCTCAATCGCACCATGACGGCGCTCGAGCCCTATCTCCTGCAGCTCACCATCGAGATGGGGGCCGCCAATGCGTGA